Proteins encoded together in one Ammospiza nelsoni isolate bAmmNel1 chromosome Z, bAmmNel1.pri, whole genome shotgun sequence window:
- the HAPLN1 gene encoding hyaluronan and proteoglycan link protein 1 isoform X1: protein MKTLLFLVLISACGAEPHPGNSSLEHERIVHIQENGPRLLVVAEQAKIFSHRGGNVTLPCKFYHEHSSSSAAAGSGTHKIRVKWTKLTYDYLKEVDVFVAMGHHRKSYGGYQGRVFLRESSENDASLVITNIRLEDYGRYKCEVIEGLEDDTAVVTLNLEGVVFPYSPRLGRYNLNFHEAQRACAEQDAVMASFDQLYDAWRSGLDWCNAGWLSDGSVQYPITKPREPCGGRNTVPGVRNYGFWDKDKSRYDVFCFTSNFNGRFYYLIHPTKLTYDEAVQACLKDGSQIAKVGQIFAAWKLLGYDRCDAGWLADGSVRYPISRPRKRCSPSEAAVRFVGFPDKKHKLYGVYCFRAYN, encoded by the exons AAAACGGGCCTCGTCTCCTGGTGGTAGCAGAGCAAGCCAAGATCTTCTCCCACCGTGGCGGCAACGTGACACTGCCATGCAAATTCTACCACGagcactcctcctcctccgccgccgccggctCAGGAACGCACAAAATCCGCGTCAAGTGGACCAAACTCACCTACGATTACCTCAAGGAGGTGGACGTGTTCGTGGCCATGGGGCACCACAGGAAGAGCTACGGGGGCTACCAGGGCAGGGTGTTCCTGCGGGAGAGCAGCGAGAACGACGCCTCGCTCGTCATCACCAACATCAGGCTGGAGGACTACGGCAGGTACAAGTGCGAGGTGATCGAGGGGCTGGAGGATGACACGGCAGTGGTGACCCTCAATTTGGAAG gtgtGGTGTTCCCCTACTCTCCGCGGCTGGGGCGGTACAACCTGAACTTCCACGAGGCGCAGCGGGCGTGCGCGGAGCAGGACGCGGTCATGGCCTCCTTTGACCAGCTCTATGACGCCTGGAGGTCGGGGCTGGACTGGTGCAACGCGGGCTGGCTCAGCGACGGCTCCGTGCAGTACCCCATCACCAAGCCCAGGGAGCCCTGCGGGGGCAGGAACACCGTGCCCGGCGTCAGGAATTATGGGTTCTGGGACAAGGACAAGAGCCGCTACGACGTCTTCTGCTTCACGTCCAACTTCAACG GCCGCTTCTACTACCTGATCCACCCCACCAAGCTGACGTACGACGAGGCCGTGCAGGCCTGCCTGAAGGACGGCTCCCAGATCGCCAAGGTGGGGCAGATCTTCGCGGCCTGGAAGCTGCTGGGCTACGACCGCTGCGACGCGGGCTGGCTGGCGGACGGCAGCGTGCGCTACCCCATCTCGCGGCCGCGCAAGCGCTGCAGCCCCAGCGAGGCTGCCGTGCGCTTCGTCGGCTTCCCCGACAAGAAGCACAAGCTCTACGGGGTCTACTGCTTCAGGGCCTACAACTGA
- the HAPLN1 gene encoding hyaluronan and proteoglycan link protein 1 isoform X3: MKTLLFLVLISACGAEPHPGNSSLEHERIVHIQEENGPRLLVVAEQAKIFSHRGGNVTLPCKFYHEHSSSSAAAGSGTHKIRVKWTKLTYDYLKEVDVFVAMGHHRKSYGGYQGRVFLRESSENDASLVITNIRLEDYGRYKCEVIEGLEDDTAVVTLNLEGVVFPYSPRLGRYNLNFHEAQRACAEQDAVMASFDQLYDAWRSGLDWCNAGWLSDGSVQYPITKPREPCGGRNTVPGVRNYGFWDKDKSRYDVFCFTSNFNGRFYYLIHPTKLTYDEAVQACLKDGSQIAKVGQIFAAWKLLGYDRCDAGWLADGSVRYPISRPRKRCSPSEAAVRFVGFPDKKHKLYGVYCFRAYN, encoded by the exons AAAACGGGCCTCGTCTCCTGGTGGTAGCAGAGCAAGCCAAGATCTTCTCCCACCGTGGCGGCAACGTGACACTGCCATGCAAATTCTACCACGagcactcctcctcctccgccgccgccggctCAGGAACGCACAAAATCCGCGTCAAGTGGACCAAACTCACCTACGATTACCTCAAGGAGGTGGACGTGTTCGTGGCCATGGGGCACCACAGGAAGAGCTACGGGGGCTACCAGGGCAGGGTGTTCCTGCGGGAGAGCAGCGAGAACGACGCCTCGCTCGTCATCACCAACATCAGGCTGGAGGACTACGGCAGGTACAAGTGCGAGGTGATCGAGGGGCTGGAGGATGACACGGCAGTGGTGACCCTCAATTTGGAAG gtgtGGTGTTCCCCTACTCTCCGCGGCTGGGGCGGTACAACCTGAACTTCCACGAGGCGCAGCGGGCGTGCGCGGAGCAGGACGCGGTCATGGCCTCCTTTGACCAGCTCTATGACGCCTGGAGGTCGGGGCTGGACTGGTGCAACGCGGGCTGGCTCAGCGACGGCTCCGTGCAGTACCCCATCACCAAGCCCAGGGAGCCCTGCGGGGGCAGGAACACCGTGCCCGGCGTCAGGAATTATGGGTTCTGGGACAAGGACAAGAGCCGCTACGACGTCTTCTGCTTCACGTCCAACTTCAACG GCCGCTTCTACTACCTGATCCACCCCACCAAGCTGACGTACGACGAGGCCGTGCAGGCCTGCCTGAAGGACGGCTCCCAGATCGCCAAGGTGGGGCAGATCTTCGCGGCCTGGAAGCTGCTGGGCTACGACCGCTGCGACGCGGGCTGGCTGGCGGACGGCAGCGTGCGCTACCCCATCTCGCGGCCGCGCAAGCGCTGCAGCCCCAGCGAGGCTGCCGTGCGCTTCGTCGGCTTCCCCGACAAGAAGCACAAGCTCTACGGGGTCTACTGCTTCAGGGCCTACAACTGA
- the HAPLN1 gene encoding hyaluronan and proteoglycan link protein 1 isoform X2 yields the protein MKTLLFLVLISACGAEPHPGNSSLEHERIVHIQAENGPRLLVVAEQAKIFSHRGGNVTLPCKFYHEHSSSSAAAGSGTHKIRVKWTKLTYDYLKEVDVFVAMGHHRKSYGGYQGRVFLRESSENDASLVITNIRLEDYGRYKCEVIEGLEDDTAVVTLNLEGVVFPYSPRLGRYNLNFHEAQRACAEQDAVMASFDQLYDAWRSGLDWCNAGWLSDGSVQYPITKPREPCGGRNTVPGVRNYGFWDKDKSRYDVFCFTSNFNGRFYYLIHPTKLTYDEAVQACLKDGSQIAKVGQIFAAWKLLGYDRCDAGWLADGSVRYPISRPRKRCSPSEAAVRFVGFPDKKHKLYGVYCFRAYN from the exons AAAACGGGCCTCGTCTCCTGGTGGTAGCAGAGCAAGCCAAGATCTTCTCCCACCGTGGCGGCAACGTGACACTGCCATGCAAATTCTACCACGagcactcctcctcctccgccgccgccggctCAGGAACGCACAAAATCCGCGTCAAGTGGACCAAACTCACCTACGATTACCTCAAGGAGGTGGACGTGTTCGTGGCCATGGGGCACCACAGGAAGAGCTACGGGGGCTACCAGGGCAGGGTGTTCCTGCGGGAGAGCAGCGAGAACGACGCCTCGCTCGTCATCACCAACATCAGGCTGGAGGACTACGGCAGGTACAAGTGCGAGGTGATCGAGGGGCTGGAGGATGACACGGCAGTGGTGACCCTCAATTTGGAAG gtgtGGTGTTCCCCTACTCTCCGCGGCTGGGGCGGTACAACCTGAACTTCCACGAGGCGCAGCGGGCGTGCGCGGAGCAGGACGCGGTCATGGCCTCCTTTGACCAGCTCTATGACGCCTGGAGGTCGGGGCTGGACTGGTGCAACGCGGGCTGGCTCAGCGACGGCTCCGTGCAGTACCCCATCACCAAGCCCAGGGAGCCCTGCGGGGGCAGGAACACCGTGCCCGGCGTCAGGAATTATGGGTTCTGGGACAAGGACAAGAGCCGCTACGACGTCTTCTGCTTCACGTCCAACTTCAACG GCCGCTTCTACTACCTGATCCACCCCACCAAGCTGACGTACGACGAGGCCGTGCAGGCCTGCCTGAAGGACGGCTCCCAGATCGCCAAGGTGGGGCAGATCTTCGCGGCCTGGAAGCTGCTGGGCTACGACCGCTGCGACGCGGGCTGGCTGGCGGACGGCAGCGTGCGCTACCCCATCTCGCGGCCGCGCAAGCGCTGCAGCCCCAGCGAGGCTGCCGTGCGCTTCGTCGGCTTCCCCGACAAGAAGCACAAGCTCTACGGGGTCTACTGCTTCAGGGCCTACAACTGA